The genomic stretch CACCTTGCCCTCGCCCTTGAGGCCCAGTTCGCGAATGCGGTCCTTCGCGTAGTCGAGCAGTTCGCTGGCACCATGATTGTTGCAACAGTCACGACCCGCTTCACGCTGGTTGGTGCAGAAAAACACATGATGGGAATAGAAACTCATCGCTGGTCCTTTGAGGCTTATTCGTCAGGTGCGGCCCAGCCGCCCTGGCCGAGCGCGGCATTCTCGAAGCGGGAGAACTGGCCGATAAACGCCAGTTTGACCACGCCGGTCGGCCCGTTACGGTGCTTGCCGATAATGACCTCGGCCGTGCCCTTGTCCGGCGAGTCGGGATTGTAGTACTCGTCGCGGTACATGAAGATGATCAGGTCGGCATCCTGCTCGATAGCGCCGGATTCACGCAGGTCGGACATCATCGGCCGCTTGTTCGGCCGTTGTTCCACCGAACGGTTCAGCTGCGACAGGGCAATCACCGGCACGCTCAGTTCGCGCGCCAGACTCTTCAGCGAACGCGAGATCTCCGAAATTTCGGCGGTCCGGTTCTGTTCGCGCCCGCCCGACGAGCCACTCATCAGCTGCATGTAGTCGATGACGATCAGGCCGAGCTTGCCGCCGTACTGCCGCGCCAGCCGCCGGGCGCGGGCGCGCAGTTCCAGCGCGGTCAGGCCCGGGGTTTCGTCGATATGCACCTTGGTCTCGGCCAGCACGCCGAGCGCGTGGCTGAATTTTTGCCAGTCTTCGTCGTCGAAGCGGCCGGTCCGCAGCTTGTGCTGGTCCAGCCGGCCGACCGAACCGATCATCCGTGTCGCCAGCTGCGCTGCCGGCATTTCCATCGAGAACACCGCCACCGGCAAATTGGTCGCAATGGCGACGTTCTCCGCCAGGTTCATCGAAAACGCGGTCTTGCCCATCGACGGCCGGCCGGCCACGATAATCAGGTCGCCCGGCTGCAGGCCGGACGTTTTCTCGTCAAGATCGAGGAAGCCGGTCGGCAGGCCGGTAACTTCATCCGGGTTCTCCCGGCTGTACAGCATGTCGATCTTTTCCGTGACCTCGGACAGGATCTCCGGCATCGCCTGGAAGCCCTGCTCGTTCTTGGCCGTGCTCTCGGCAATGCGGAACACCTTGCCCTCGGCCTCGTCCAGCAGTTGCGCGGCATCGCGCCCCATCGGCCGGAAGGCGGACTCGACGATCTCGGTGCCGACCGTCACCAGCTGGCGCATGACCGAACGTTCGCGGACGATCTCGCCGTAACGGCGGATATTGGCGGCCGACGGCGTGTTCTGCGCCAGCGTGGCCAGATAGGACAGGCCGCCGATATCGGTCAGCTCGCCTGTGCTTTCCAGCCGTTCGGACACGGTAATGACGTCGGCGGGCCGACCGGTGTCGATCAGTTTGGACACCGCGCGCCAGATCAGCCGGTGGTCGTGGCGATAGAAAT from Microvirgula aerodenitrificans DSM 15089 encodes the following:
- the dnaB gene encoding replicative DNA helicase — translated: MSDYADLPPPSDADSLSDLRVPPHSVEAEQSVLGGLLLDNTAWEKIADLVGEGDFYRHDHRLIWRAVSKLIDTGRPADVITVSERLESTGELTDIGGLSYLATLAQNTPSAANIRRYGEIVRERSVMRQLVTVGTEIVESAFRPMGRDAAQLLDEAEGKVFRIAESTAKNEQGFQAMPEILSEVTEKIDMLYSRENPDEVTGLPTGFLDLDEKTSGLQPGDLIIVAGRPSMGKTAFSMNLAENVAIATNLPVAVFSMEMPAAQLATRMIGSVGRLDQHKLRTGRFDDEDWQKFSHALGVLAETKVHIDETPGLTALELRARARRLARQYGGKLGLIVIDYMQLMSGSSGGREQNRTAEISEISRSLKSLARELSVPVIALSQLNRSVEQRPNKRPMMSDLRESGAIEQDADLIIFMYRDEYYNPDSPDKGTAEVIIGKHRNGPTGVVKLAFIGQFSRFENAALGQGGWAAPDE